The proteins below come from a single Portunus trituberculatus isolate SZX2019 chromosome 34, ASM1759143v1, whole genome shotgun sequence genomic window:
- the LOC123512676 gene encoding LOW QUALITY PROTEIN: galactokinase-like (The sequence of the model RefSeq protein was modified relative to this genomic sequence to represent the inferred CDS: inserted 1 base in 1 codon): MACRIPEVASLVEEAQDKFQLVFGTVADVAVMAPGRVNIIGEHTDYNDGFVFPMALPMVTVVVGRRVEGGRCRVHTMSTQADKPHQVEFPAPSPSTPLQPSSPAWANYVKGVVANFPGSISGFDAVVTTSVPLGGGLSSSASLEVATYTFLEALTGTHTSSLREKALACQKAEHDFANMPCGIMDQFISTMGKKGNALLIDCRSMESTLVPLSDPNVTLVITNSNVRHTLSGSEYPTRRKQCSDAAAALGKRSLRDATMKDLEEHKSSLSEEVYRRACHVISEIGRTQQAVEMLRQGDYTTFGKLMTDSHSSLRDDFEVSCPELDQLVAAAVEVXGVFGSRMTGGGFGGCTVSLMKVESVDKFITHTRQKYSGTPTFYVCSPSEGAHILPL; the protein is encoded by the exons ATGGCGTGCAGAATTCCCGAGGTGGCCAGTCTGGTGGAGGAGGCGCAGGACAAATTTCAGCTGGTGTTTGGGACTGTGGCAGATGTGGCAGTCATGGCCCCAGGGCGAGTCAACATCATTGGTGAACACACAGATTATAATGACGGATTTGTGTTTCCtatg GCCCTCCcaatggtgacggtggtggtgggccGGCGTGTGGAAGGTGGCCGCTGCAGGGTCCACACCATGTCCACCCAAGCTGACAAACCCCATCAGGTGGAGTTCCCGgctccctccccttccaccccGCTGCAACCTAGCTCCCCTGCTTGGGCTAATTATGTCAAAGGGGTGGTCGCCAATtttccag GCAGCATTAGTGGCTTTGATGCTGTAGTGACAACTTCAGTGCCACTTGGGGGAGGCCTTTCGAGCAGTGCCTCCTTGGAAGTGGCCACGTACACCTTCCTAGAGGCACTCACTGGCACCCACACTTCCAG CCTGAGGGAGAAGGCCTTGGCGTGCCAGAAGGCGGAACATGATTTTGCCAACATGCCATGTGGAATCATGGACCAGTTCATCTCCACCATGGGCAAGAAAGGCAATGCTTTGCTCATCGATTGCAG GTCAATGGAGTCCACACTGGTGCCGCTGAGTGACCCCAACGTCACACTGGTCATCACCAACAGCAACGTGCGGCACACACTGTCAGGCAGCGAGTACCCAACGCGGCGCAAGCAGTGCTCTGACGCCGCTGCCGCCCTGGGGAAGAGGAGCCTGAGGGATGCCACCATGAAGGATTTGGAAG AGCACAAATCATCGCTGAGTGAGGAGGTGTACAGGAGAGCATGCCACGTCATCTCAGAGATCGGCCGCACCCAGCAGGCGGTGGAGATGCTGAGGCAGGGGGACTACACTACCTTTGGCAAGCTGATGACCGACTCACACTCCTCCCTCAG GGATGACTTTGAGGTGTCGTGCCCTGAGTTGGACCagctggtggcagcagcagtggagg CCGGGGTGTTTGGCTCAAGGATGACTGGTGGAGGCTTTGGTGGCTGTACTGTGAGTCTG ATGAAGGTGGAAAGTGTCGACAAATTCATCACTCACACTCGCCAAAAATACAGTGGAACTCCGACTTTCTATGTGTGTTCCCCTTCAGAGGGCGCCCACATCCTGCCTCTGTAG